One part of the Mariniblastus fucicola genome encodes these proteins:
- a CDS encoding DUF4190 domain-containing protein, whose amino-acid sequence MNCPNCQSYLLVEVFGNSNPIRCAACGNVSIPPNKAATQVNRFAWRSFWLGLSSIVLLFLTGIPAIWYGVRSLLQMRFARAQKSDRKAAVAGVALGVIFGIIGTGFVTIVGGVIILMMMMIEDTKDPARIEEILATIGSIDLPEDFEPVEANRLQNQFRRIDWRDGSSAEDALGRIRLVEAIRETQIGGVQISRPKVSFKLHPDIDVDHDSTATETLSWHFAGQERDVLRTTEPAKDGPFQVVRYFASTDDEEEKETFVLVMSVRKDGKYSDEDVRKLFESFKPKR is encoded by the coding sequence ATGAATTGCCCAAACTGTCAGTCGTATTTGCTTGTCGAAGTTTTCGGGAACTCGAACCCGATTCGATGTGCAGCCTGCGGCAACGTCTCGATTCCTCCCAACAAAGCCGCGACGCAGGTGAACCGGTTTGCGTGGCGTAGTTTCTGGCTTGGGCTGAGCTCGATCGTGTTGCTTTTTCTGACGGGAATTCCGGCGATCTGGTACGGGGTTCGAAGTCTGCTGCAGATGCGGTTTGCCCGTGCTCAAAAGAGCGATCGAAAGGCAGCCGTTGCCGGTGTCGCGCTGGGTGTAATCTTTGGCATCATCGGTACCGGGTTTGTCACGATTGTCGGCGGCGTCATCATCTTGATGATGATGATGATCGAAGACACAAAAGATCCGGCGCGGATTGAGGAAATTCTGGCCACCATTGGATCGATCGATTTGCCGGAAGACTTTGAACCCGTCGAAGCCAACCGATTACAGAACCAGTTCCGCCGCATCGATTGGCGCGATGGTTCGTCAGCCGAAGATGCTCTGGGACGCATCCGGCTGGTTGAAGCGATTCGCGAAACCCAGATAGGAGGCGTTCAGATCAGTCGCCCGAAAGTTTCATTCAAGCTTCATCCTGACATCGATGTCGATCACGATTCCACAGCGACCGAGACGCTTTCCTGGCATTTCGCGGGCCAGGAACGAGACGTTTTGCGAACAACGGAGCCAGCGAAAGACGGTCCGTTTCAGGTGGTTCGCTATTTTGCGTCAACGGACGATGAAGAGGAAAAGGAGACGTTTGTCCTGGTGATGAGTGTTCGCAAAGACGGCAAGTACTCGGACGAAGACGTACGGAAACTCTTCGAGTCATTCAAGCCAAAACGATGA
- a CDS encoding ribonuclease H1 domain-containing protein yields MAKKKPKFYVVWEGNTPGVYQSWSECQKQIAGFSGAKFKSFPSLAAAEKAYTESVDDHWGKSDGSKTAKTKTPKRTLEELREMGVDLTALAVDAACKGNPGPLEYQGVEIESNVCLFHQGPFPDGTVNIGEFLAIVHALALLKHGGHTDRVIYSDSRIGMSWVKGGKCKTKLTQTVANKQLFQLIKRAEKWLKENPVENPILKWETKLWGEIPADFGRK; encoded by the coding sequence ATGGCCAAAAAGAAACCGAAGTTCTACGTTGTCTGGGAAGGAAACACTCCGGGAGTCTATCAATCCTGGTCAGAATGTCAGAAACAAATCGCAGGATTCTCTGGAGCCAAATTCAAATCGTTTCCCTCGTTGGCTGCCGCTGAAAAAGCCTACACCGAATCGGTCGACGACCATTGGGGCAAGTCCGACGGTAGCAAAACAGCCAAAACGAAAACGCCCAAGCGAACGTTGGAAGAGCTGCGAGAGATGGGCGTCGATTTGACTGCGTTGGCTGTCGACGCGGCCTGCAAGGGAAACCCCGGCCCGCTTGAGTATCAGGGCGTCGAAATCGAAAGCAACGTCTGCCTGTTTCATCAGGGACCGTTTCCGGATGGCACGGTCAACATTGGCGAGTTCCTGGCGATCGTGCATGCGTTGGCGCTTTTGAAACATGGAGGCCACACCGACCGAGTCATTTACTCTGATTCGCGGATCGGTATGAGCTGGGTCAAAGGCGGAAAGTGCAAGACGAAACTGACTCAGACCGTTGCGAACAAACAGCTTTTTCAGCTGATCAAACGAGCCGAGAAGTGGCTCAAGGAGAACCCTGTCGAAAATCCGATCCTGAAATGGGAGACGAAGCTTTGGGGAGAAATTCCGGCAGACTTCGGTCGAAAATAG
- a CDS encoding SPFH domain-containing protein: MKSDLLKEPSILEKPFKAMSGWGMLLGMLGVIALSVLMFILGVGNESPWLIVPAIVIFLSAFLVLCGLVAIQPNSARVLLLFGDYQGTLKESGFYWVNPFFSKKKISLRIRNFETGSIHTPEKKDAAGTVVSQKSRTAGRPSKVNDRDGNPIDISAIVVWKVVDTAEALFEVDDYEDFVRVQSEAALRVLATRHPYDSEDHEVSLRGSTTEVSEQLEHDIQERLHSAGVQVIEARISHLAYSQEIAAAMLQRQQASAVVAARTKIVDGAVGMVKMALDQLSGEKIVELDDKSRAQMVSNLLVVLCSDRHAQPVINAGEG, translated from the coding sequence ATGAAAAGTGATCTGTTGAAAGAACCGTCGATCCTGGAAAAGCCATTCAAAGCGATGAGCGGATGGGGCATGTTGCTCGGAATGCTCGGAGTGATCGCTCTCTCTGTTCTGATGTTCATTTTGGGAGTTGGGAACGAGTCTCCATGGCTGATCGTTCCGGCGATTGTGATTTTTCTGTCCGCCTTTCTGGTCCTGTGCGGACTGGTCGCGATTCAGCCAAACAGTGCTCGGGTGTTGCTCCTGTTTGGCGACTACCAGGGCACGCTCAAGGAATCAGGTTTCTACTGGGTCAATCCGTTTTTCAGCAAGAAGAAGATCTCGTTGCGGATTCGCAACTTCGAAACTGGCTCGATCCATACGCCTGAAAAGAAAGACGCGGCCGGAACCGTCGTGTCGCAGAAATCACGCACTGCCGGCCGTCCTTCCAAGGTCAACGACCGAGACGGGAATCCGATCGACATCTCCGCGATTGTCGTTTGGAAAGTTGTCGATACTGCCGAGGCACTCTTCGAAGTCGACGACTATGAAGACTTTGTTCGCGTGCAAAGCGAAGCCGCCCTTCGAGTTCTCGCGACGCGACACCCGTACGACAGCGAGGACCACGAGGTTTCGTTGCGAGGCAGCACGACCGAAGTTTCCGAGCAGCTTGAACACGATATACAGGAGCGACTGCATAGCGCTGGCGTTCAAGTCATCGAAGCTCGCATCAGCCACCTGGCTTACTCGCAGGAGATCGCGGCGGCGATGCTGCAACGTCAACAAGCTTCGGCGGTCGTCGCGGCCCGAACTAAAATCGTCGACGGTGCGGTGGGCATGGTAAAGATGGCTTTGGATCAATTGTCTGGCGAAAAGATTGTGGAACTGGACGACAAAAGCCGCGCCCAAATGGTGTCCAACCTGTTGGTCGTCCTGTGTAGTGATCGACACGCCCAACCGGTGATCAACGCTGGCGAAGGGTAA